In Sphaerospermopsis torques-reginae ITEP-024, the genomic window ATAAAGACCTCTTTGGGGTTTTTCCACAGAATAGGCGATCGCTATCAACAACCTCTTACCAATTTGCGTAGGTTGAGATAATTGAATACACAGTTTTTCTCCGTCATAGTCAAACTTTTGTTCAACCTCGTCAACCTGTACAGATTGGATATTTAAATTTACAGCGTCCAAGGTCAACCTATCAATATGATTACGGATTGGCAATAGGCGAATGCTACAATTACCATTGTAACTTTGGTGAGGAATATCCAAACTGAGATTCAGAAAAATATGCTCCACCTGTCCTGGTTTATCAGGATTGTAATGTGGTTTCGCTCCTGGTAACTCAAAAGATGTGTGTCTTGCTTTCTCTGTATCAAAATAAAAATTCGACATTGCTTATTACTGACCTTGTAATCCTGAAACTTGTATAAAAATAGCAATCTGTAGATGCCTTTCCCTAATCAAAACAGTAATTTGATCAGGATTTTCTCTGGGATGTAATGAATGAAATCAATTTTCTCATTTTTCTCCCAAGTTTTTCTCCCAAGTTTCCATGTCTTGAGTTCATCTGAGATTCTGCACTTTTGCATCATCGAAGAGTTTCTAGCATCACAAAACAATCCAAAATCCAAAATCCAAAATCCAAAATCCAAAATCCAAAATTGAATCACAGTCCAGGATTGAATCCTCCACCTGTTCCTTGAAACATTAACCATGATAGAAAAAAGTTGCTAATAAAGATAATCAGCAGGGCGGTAACAACAGCTGTTGTAGTTGATTGTCCCACACCTTTTGCTCCTCCTGTGGTGGTTAAACCCCAACTGCAACCAATGATAGCGATTAAAACGCCAAAGCAGCCTGCTTTAATCATGGCGCTAACGATGTCCCAAATATCCAAGAAGTTACGGGCTGAGTCTAAAAATACTGTATCTGAGAGGTTGTAAATATTGATAGCAACTATTAGTCCTCCACCCATTCCGGTAACTAAGGATAACAAGGTCAAGATAGGCAGCATTAATAAACAAGCCAGGATGCGGGGAATAACTAAATAATCAATGGGGTCTGTTTTTAACATTAACAGGGCATCTATTTGTTCTGTAACCCGCATTGTGCCAATTTCAGCGGCAAACGCAGAACCAACGCGCCCTGCTAAAATCACTGCTGTTAGCACTGGTGTCAGTTCTCTGGTTAAGGCTACTGCTAATACTCCTCCAACTAAGTTTCCTGCACCAAAGTTGATAAACTCCCGTGCTACCTGGATTGTAAATACTGCACCCACAAAAACGGCTGTCAATAAGGCGATAAACAAGGAATCAGGACCGACGGCGGCTAGTTGTTCTAAGGTGTTACGGCGATGGATTTTGCCTTTCATCAGGTGAACTATTACTTGTCCACCTAAAAAAATCGCTGCTAGTAATCGCTGGGTCCATGCACCTAAACCGGATTTGGATATAGTCTGGCTCAATGTTTTCTATCTAACTCAGTGAATGCTTTAAGAATAGCGAAAGTTATTGGTTTTTTGTCATTGGTCATTGGTCATTAGTCATTAGTCATTAGTTATTAGTCATTAGTCATTAGTCATTAGTTATTTTTCCCAATCCCCAATCCCCAGTCACCAAACATTAACTTAGTTTAAAGATTCTCTCAGAAAATTAAGCTGCTTATTTTGCTTGATTAAATATGTTACGACGTTATTAAACGCCAAAAATCTTGATATATCAGGTATTTTACCCTTTGGAAGCCATCAAAATAGCCTCATCACTTGAGGGTTATATTAACTTTTCTTTTAATGAAAACTTAAGATTTTTGACAAATTAACTTTTCAGGAGCGATCGCACGTATTGTAGAAATTAACGTACTGCTTCTTGGCTATCATTCACCTTACTCTTGGAGATTGCCTAATTATGAGTCTTTTTACCAACTTTCTCCGATCTTTCTTGCTTACTACTGTTTTCAGTTTCATCGCTCCTATGTTCCTAGTTGGTGGTATATTAATCTGCTTAGGAATTTTTGGATTTGTTCCTGGTTTACAAGGGCTAACTGAAAACATCCCCACTCAGATTTTGCATTTTCTGGCTACTTTTGGTACTGGTAGTCCTATCAATGGCTTATTTGTTATCAGTCTTACTTTCGGTTTTGTAGGTGGGCTTTTTGATATCTATGCTTATTATCGGTATCAAATGCTGCGTATTGATTCATAATTAAGTCATAAACATTGATAACGCCTCTCTTTCATGTAATGACAATTTACGACTAAATTAACTTTCTTCTCAAGAAATCTGCTGCTATCCCTGACTTTAACTATTTTTTGGCATAGCTCAATTATTGCTGTGATTTTTTGTAAGTAAGTCTGTGCTGGTCATTAGCTAACAGTTGATTAATGACTCTGGTTTGTGCTGTTAAATTGTGCTGTAAAAAAATATGTGTATATTAGCGACTGTATAATTGGTGTACCTTTACCCACTTGGATTTTGTTTTGGAAATGGTGATTTTTGACAATCACTCAACAAACCAGTACAGAATGTGGTTGAGAATTGGACATTTAAAGAAATATTCCTTTATTAAGAAATATAGCAAACAACACTATAAACCAAATCTAAAAATTTCCTTAAAATTTAAATAGCTTCATACTTGCTAGATGGAAGTTCTTGACATAGGAGTTAGTAGGAGGTAGTTAGCAGTCAGCTTTTGAAAACTCTTGTCTTGCAAAGATCCCAGAATTTAAGATTGTCCTAATTACCCTAACGACTGCTATATATTAAATTTATTAATAACTGATTAGATTACTCATGATCTGGCCGTTTAAACCCAAGTTTCGTAAACAAATTGCTCGGATTGAAATAACTGGTGCGATCGCCAGTGCTACCCGCAAACGGGTATTAGAAGCCCTAAAAACAGTAGAAGAGAAGAAATTTCCCGCTTTACTGTTACGTATTGACAGTCCTGGCGGTACTGTAGGAGATTCCCAAGAAATATACAGCGCCCTGAAGCAATTGAGCAAAAAAACCAAAATTGTGGCTAGTTTTGGCAATATATCGGCTTCTGGAGGCGTTTATATTGGCATGGGAGCGGAACACATTATGGCTAACCCAGGCACAATTACAGGTAGTATTGGCGTGATTTTGCGGGGAAATAACTTAGAACGTCTGTTAGAAAAAGTAGGTGTTTCCTTTAAGGTGATCAAGTCTGGACCTTATAAAGATATTTTATCTTTTGACAGGGAACTGACAGAACCAGAAGAAAACATCCTGCAAGAATTGATAGATGTCAGCTATCACCAGTTTGTCAAAACAGTAGCTGAAGCTCGTTCCTTGGAGGTAGAAACAGTTAAAAATTTCGCTGATGGGCGCATTTTCACCGGAGAACAAGCCTTAGAATTAGGGGTTGTAGACCGTTTGGGAACAGAAGAAGATGCACGACGGTGGACAGCGGAATTAGTCGGACTTGATCCAGAAAAAACTCCTTGTTATACGCTAGAAGAACGTAAACCATTATTGAGTCGAGTTCTACCAGGTAGTAGTCAGTCGAAATCACAAATTGCGGCTGGAATTGATTGGCTGGAATTTGAAATGTCTACAAGTGGTTTACCCTTGTGGTTATATAGACCGTAGATTAATTGTCAATAGTCACTAGTTACCAGTCTGTGTACTGATGACTAATGACTAGTGACTAATAACTCATGACTAATTCAGGAGGACTTTGGAAGTGGAATGGCAAATGCGGGCAATTCGTGGTGCAACAACCGTTGCCGAAAATAGCGTAGAAGCAATTACAGAAGCGGTGACAGAATTAATTAATGAACTGGAACGACGGAATAAACTAGAACCAACAGAGATTTTGAGTGTTACTTTTTCTGTCACCCGTGACTTAGATGCTATTTTTCCAGCAGCGATCGCCCGCCGTCGTCCTTTATGGGATAGTGTAGCTATGTTGGATGTCCAACAAATGCACGTCGAAGGCAGTTTACAGCGTTGTATTCGCTTTTTAATTCATGCCTATTTGCCAACTTCCGCACCTGTCCACCATATTTATTTGCGTCAAGCGGCTAAGTTGCGCCCTGACTGGGGTTTACCGCAAACTTTACAAACTTCTCAGCAATCGGTAGAAACTAAAGTTTAAAATATAGCAGAATTTAGGAGTCAGGAGTCAGAAGAATTTTAGATTTTAGATTTTAGATTTTAGATTGGAGGTAAGACTTCAGGAGTCAGAATAATTGTGTGTAGCAGGAATCCACAGAAGGAAGTTTTTTCATCAACAACCAATGACTCAAAAACCCTAATTCGTTCTCAATCCTGTATTCTGTATCCTGAATCCTGACGATTGGAGATGACAAAACAATCCAAAATCCAAAATCCAAAATCCAAAATTCTCTCACCTGTCACCTGTTTCCTGTAACTTTCCATATATGAATAATTTAACAATCAAAATTGAGAAATTATTAGATACTGATTTTGAAGAACTGATCAAAGTTAGTCGAGAAATTTGGTGTAGTCACTATCCCGGTGTTATCAGTATTGAACAAATAGAGTATATGTTAGATAAAATGTATGCTCTTGAAATAATTGAAAAAGAAGTTTATCAGTTAGGAATATTTTACGATAAAGTCGTTAAAGATAATCAAATAGTTGGTTATTTATCTTATTGTGCGGAAGTCAAGGATAATATTAATAATATTAATTATTTTAAATTACATAAATGTTATTTATTACCTGCACTGCATGGGTTTGGTTATGGACAAATAATGTTATCTCATGTTTGTCAAAAAGCTAAAGAAATGAATTTGCAGCAAATTATACTCAATGTTAATAAAAGGAATGAAAAAGGAATTAAAGCTTATACTCGATTTGGGTTTAAGATTATGGAGAGTAAGGTAATAGATTTTGGCGGTGGGTTTGTGATGGATGATTATATTATGAGTTATGAAATTTAAAAGATAGGAAATAACCAAGAATTTAGGTAGATATCAAATTGAGAAAATCTGCTGCTGTAACAATAGCAATACCTTGATAATTACCTAAAGGTAACAAATGTTTTTTATCACCTGTAACAATATGAGTTGCATTCCCCAAAACAGCACATTCTAAAACCATATTATCGTCAGGATCATTAGTGATGACATTTAAAGTATTGCTGATTCTTACCAGTTGCGAATATTTTAACACTTCTTGAATTTCATCTTGAGAACCTGCTAAAGAATAAGCAAATTTGTTCTGAAGTTTTTCTTCTAACTCATCAAGTATTTCTTGACAAGTCACGGAAATGATCTTAGCTTCTTTCGCAAGTTGAAGACAACGAGAAGGAGTACCTCGACGCGACAAAACAGTAGAGATGAGGATGTTAGTATCAAAAACAACTATTGGCAGCATAGTCTATCTTCATGTACAATGTCGTCTATAAAATCGCTGCGTTCTTCTTCATCCATTCCATCCCAATTTTTACCCCTTTTCCATGCTGCAAGACGAAGATGATGTTCACCATCCTTGGTAAACTTATCTAACCCACCCCACTTATTTAACAACAAATATTCACACAACTCCGCTTGCTTTTCTGATGGTAGTTGCTTGACTAATTCAATTAGTTGTTGATCGCTTAATGTCAGATTTGGCATAATCATTACCTCCTCTTATATTTTACAACAATAAAGACTTTAGTAGGGTTTATTAGGGATAGGGTAACGCACTAAAAATAAATATTTTGCAATTATGGAGATGGTTTTTTAATCACCATAGTACCAGCTAAGATATCATGTAAAGAACGATTATTTTTATTAAAGAGGACAAAAATTAAATCTAGTAAACCAAAAGTAAATAAAGTCAACAAGAGTTTAACTATAAATCTCCAAGTAGCACGCCAAAAAGAAATCTGACTACCCTTTGTATTAGTAACAACTATTTGAAATATTCTTTTTCCAAAAGTTGATTGTTTACCAGAGCTTTCAAATAATACAAAATAAAGCCAATTAAAGATGATAGAACCACCCAAAAATATAGTTGCTGCAAGTTTTAAACAAATATCATAGTATCCACAGGTGTGACCTATAATATATGCTAATTGGTATAGAATAAAACCAATCAAAATAGAAATTACTAAATCAATGACAGAAGATATAATGCGCCTCCAAAATGGATATGTATAAGAAGTTGCTACTTGATTAACTGCTCCAGATGTAGATGCTACTGTTTGAGCATTAGCAACAGAATTAGAAGATTGACTAGAAGAATTAGAGGTTTGAAATGTCGGTGAAGAAGTTTCAAACTCCGATAATTTATGCAAAATCTCCTGTGTATCTTTAGGGCGATTTCCCGGAAATGGAGATATTAAATCATCAATTAAATCTAACAACTTTTGGGAAATACCTGTAACATCATCTCGCCAATTTAACTTTCCATTTCGTGCATCTTCATTAAATTTATCAAGAGACTTACCTGTTAACAAATAAACAAAAGTTCGCCCCAAAGCAAAAAAATCTGATTGCGGAACAGCTTTACCATTTACTTGTTCCGATGGTGTATAACCCGCAGAAATAATTCCTGTAACTTGCTGTCCTGCTACTTTTTGCATGAAAGTTTGTGTAACTTCCCGCGCTGTCCCAAAATCAATTAATACTAACTGCCCATCTGGGCGTAACATAATATTAGGTGGCTTAATATCTCGATGAAAATAATTTTGTTGATGGACTTGTTGTAAAATTTCAACTATCTGTTTCAACCATCTTACAGCAGCACGTTCACCGATGGGTTGATGGTTACGTTGAATCATGTATTCTTCTAAGTTCATTCCCTCAATTTTTTCCATCACCAAACAATGCAGGGGTTCTTTACTATCTCTAGGAGAATAAATAAAGTAACCATCTGATTCAACTTTCGGAATACCGGGATGGTTGAGTCGTTTTAAAACTTCTGCTTCTTGCTGAAATAGTTCCACTGCTTTAGGAACTGTATTAAACAGAACCTTGAGAACTTTCTTTGTACCAGAGTCTTCCACTTCATAGGTTTTACCGAAACCACCACCACCCAAAGGACGAATGACTCGATAACACCCCTCTAAAAGTAACTCAGAACCACAAGCGTGACAAAATAAGGGTTGTTTGGGGTTTTGCGGTTTGGGACAGTTAGGATTGATACAGTAACTCATGCACTGCTACAGGATAGGTTTTTGATACTTACCAATTATAAGCATATAGCAATCCTATCTGATGTGTAAACTATGATTTCAATTCCTATAATATTTCCAACTTTGTCATAGTCTAAAATGATTCCTGGTTTTTCTTCATCACTTTCTTCAATTTCTGCATTACTGACATCTTGCACCAACAAAATTTGATGTAATTTTATTACACCGTATAATTCCAAAAACCTTGATTTACCGTTTAAAACCAATAAAAATAAGGTAGTCTTATGGCGTATCTTTTTAAGTCATATAGGTTTGTACGGAGAGGTGCAAGATATGAGATTACTTAAAGATAATTCTTAAAACGTCAATTTCTGAGTCATAAGTAATTTTCATGATTCGCTCCAGTATTTATCAATTTTGCTAGTTCTGTAAAAAGCTTCTAAGCTATAATCTCTTTCGTAGCTATTTTCTGTTATTGTCTGCTGATTGAGTTGGGCGGAAATAATTCATAAAAGTTTATTAATGCTCTCGATAAACATTGTAAATTTGGATTTTAATTTAAGATTACTTTTTACCACCCATAAAAATAAATATACTGTAGCGACTATGCCAAAACGCATACTTGTAGAAGTAAATAGTTGGTTTAAACGTGATAGAATTGTCCGTAATTTAGAACTTTTCCAAGACGTTATTGTTATTTCTCTTTGCGTAGGTTTATTTTGTGTGATGCTAATTCGATTAGGAGATATGTTCATCTCCTTTTTGCATCCATTAGATTTGCGGGAAGTAACATCTGATATTTTGTTTATCTTGATACTTGTGGAATTATTTAGGCTTTTGGTTGATTATTTGCAAGAACATAGTATTTCTGTAGGTGCTGCGGTAGAAATTACTATTGTTTCTGCATTAAGGGAAATAATTTTACGTGGTGTTTTAGAAATTCCCCGTGACCAAATTTTTGGAATTTCTGTATTTTTGTTGGTACTAGCGGGAATTTTCATTGCTAGTCCTTGGATAAATAAGTTATTGGGAAACGTCAAAATTAGTGAAAAAATGAGTGAAGATTAAAGATTTTATGTACTTCAAATAATTAGGGCGGGCAAGATGCCCACCCCACAGGATTTGATTGAGAAATACAGGAATTTAATTTCAGCGATAGGTAAGTATTCATCCGT contains:
- a CDS encoding protein kinase domain-containing protein, with the translated sequence MSYCINPNCPKPQNPKQPLFCHACGSELLLEGCYRVIRPLGGGGFGKTYEVEDSGTKKVLKVLFNTVPKAVELFQQEAEVLKRLNHPGIPKVESDGYFIYSPRDSKEPLHCLVMEKIEGMNLEEYMIQRNHQPIGERAAVRWLKQIVEILQQVHQQNYFHRDIKPPNIMLRPDGQLVLIDFGTAREVTQTFMQKVAGQQVTGIISAGYTPSEQVNGKAVPQSDFFALGRTFVYLLTGKSLDKFNEDARNGKLNWRDDVTGISQKLLDLIDDLISPFPGNRPKDTQEILHKLSEFETSSPTFQTSNSSSQSSNSVANAQTVASTSGAVNQVATSYTYPFWRRIISSVIDLVISILIGFILYQLAYIIGHTCGYYDICLKLAATIFLGGSIIFNWLYFVLFESSGKQSTFGKRIFQIVVTNTKGSQISFWRATWRFIVKLLLTLFTFGLLDLIFVLFNKNNRSLHDILAGTMVIKKPSP
- a CDS encoding putative toxin-antitoxin system toxin component, PIN family, translating into MLPIVVFDTNILISTVLSRRGTPSRCLQLAKEAKIISVTCQEILDELEEKLQNKFAYSLAGSQDEIQEVLKYSQLVRISNTLNVITNDPDDNMVLECAVLGNATHIVTGDKKHLLPLGNYQGIAIVTAADFLNLIST
- a CDS encoding phosphate-starvation-inducible PsiE family protein, which gives rise to MPKRILVEVNSWFKRDRIVRNLELFQDVIVISLCVGLFCVMLIRLGDMFISFLHPLDLREVTSDILFILILVELFRLLVDYLQEHSISVGAAVEITIVSALREIILRGVLEIPRDQIFGISVFLLVLAGIFIASPWINKLLGNVKISEKMSED
- the sppA gene encoding signal peptide peptidase SppA encodes the protein MIWPFKPKFRKQIARIEITGAIASATRKRVLEALKTVEEKKFPALLLRIDSPGGTVGDSQEIYSALKQLSKKTKIVASFGNISASGGVYIGMGAEHIMANPGTITGSIGVILRGNNLERLLEKVGVSFKVIKSGPYKDILSFDRELTEPEENILQELIDVSYHQFVKTVAEARSLEVETVKNFADGRIFTGEQALELGVVDRLGTEEDARRWTAELVGLDPEKTPCYTLEERKPLLSRVLPGSSQSKSQIAAGIDWLEFEMSTSGLPLWLYRP
- a CDS encoding DUF2283 domain-containing protein; amino-acid sequence: MELYGVIKLHQILLVQDVSNAEIEESDEEKPGIILDYDKVGNIIGIEIIVYTSDRIAICL
- a CDS encoding GNAT family N-acetyltransferase, producing the protein MNNLTIKIEKLLDTDFEELIKVSREIWCSHYPGVISIEQIEYMLDKMYALEIIEKEVYQLGIFYDKVVKDNQIVGYLSYCAEVKDNINNINYFKLHKCYLLPALHGFGYGQIMLSHVCQKAKEMNLQQIILNVNKRNEKGIKAYTRFGFKIMESKVIDFGGGFVMDDYIMSYEI
- a CDS encoding MlaE family lipid ABC transporter permease subunit; this translates as MSQTISKSGLGAWTQRLLAAIFLGGQVIVHLMKGKIHRRNTLEQLAAVGPDSLFIALLTAVFVGAVFTIQVAREFINFGAGNLVGGVLAVALTRELTPVLTAVILAGRVGSAFAAEIGTMRVTEQIDALLMLKTDPIDYLVIPRILACLLMLPILTLLSLVTGMGGGLIVAINIYNLSDTVFLDSARNFLDIWDIVSAMIKAGCFGVLIAIIGCSWGLTTTGGAKGVGQSTTTAVVTALLIIFISNFFLSWLMFQGTGGGFNPGL
- the aroH gene encoding chorismate mutase is translated as MEWQMRAIRGATTVAENSVEAITEAVTELINELERRNKLEPTEILSVTFSVTRDLDAIFPAAIARRRPLWDSVAMLDVQQMHVEGSLQRCIRFLIHAYLPTSAPVHHIYLRQAAKLRPDWGLPQTLQTSQQSVETKV